A region of Marnyiella aurantia DNA encodes the following proteins:
- a CDS encoding 3-oxoacyl-ACP synthase III family protein: MIKSTIKGVGHYVPENIVTNDDLSKLMTTNDEWITERTGIKERRHRKNRNDAEETTAFLALKASEKALQNAGMTAQDIDYIVFATLSPDYYFPGSGVVLQDMLGCGTIGALDVRNQCSGFVYSMSVAHAFIKSGIYKNILVVGAEIHSFGLDFSDEGRGVSVIFGDGAGAVILSASEDENAGDILSVNMHSEGKYAEELCTLFPGTKYGWSDRMRLEPESITSREVYPIMNGNFVFKHAVTRFPETITEALEKAGKTIEDLDMFIPHQANLRIAQFVQQKMGLPDHKIFNNIQKYGNTTAASIPIALSEAIEQNKIKRGNLVCLSAFGSGFTWGSVLFQY; this comes from the coding sequence ATGATTAAAAGTACCATAAAGGGCGTGGGGCATTACGTACCTGAAAATATAGTTACCAATGACGACCTCTCCAAACTGATGACCACCAATGACGAGTGGATTACTGAAAGAACCGGCATTAAAGAACGCCGTCACCGTAAAAACCGTAATGATGCCGAAGAAACAACCGCTTTCCTGGCTCTGAAGGCGTCGGAGAAAGCACTCCAAAATGCGGGAATGACAGCTCAGGACATTGATTATATCGTTTTCGCCACGCTTTCACCGGATTACTATTTCCCCGGGAGCGGTGTGGTATTGCAGGATATGCTTGGATGTGGTACCATAGGTGCGCTTGATGTACGTAACCAGTGTTCAGGATTTGTATATTCCATGAGTGTGGCTCATGCTTTCATAAAGTCAGGCATCTACAAAAACATCCTTGTAGTAGGTGCTGAGATTCACTCATTCGGACTGGACTTTTCCGATGAGGGCCGTGGCGTTTCAGTGATTTTTGGCGACGGTGCCGGCGCGGTTATCCTCTCAGCATCCGAAGACGAAAATGCAGGAGATATACTGTCGGTGAATATGCATTCCGAAGGAAAATATGCGGAGGAACTGTGTACACTTTTCCCGGGAACAAAATACGGCTGGAGCGACCGCATGCGTCTGGAGCCGGAAAGTATTACAAGCCGTGAGGTCTACCCCATTATGAACGGTAACTTTGTTTTCAAACATGCCGTTACACGTTTCCCCGAAACCATAACTGAAGCTTTGGAGAAGGCAGGAAAAACAATCGAAGACCTGGACATGTTCATCCCTCACCAGGCCAACCTCCGGATTGCACAGTTTGTGCAGCAGAAAATGGGTTTGCCGGACCATAAGATTTTCAACAATATCCAGAAGTACGGCAATACTACAGCGGCTTCCATCCCCATCGCGCTTAGCGAAGCTATAGAGCAGAATAAGATAAAACGCGGAAACTTAGTTTGCCTTTCGGCATTCGGGAGCGGATTTACCTGGGGAAGTGTTCTTTTCCAGTACTAA
- the pruA gene encoding L-glutamate gamma-semialdehyde dehydrogenase, translating to MSKAISQVPFAVNEPVRSYEPGSPEVKSLIATYKEMWKEKFEIPMIIDGKEVKTDTKVQLQSPQDHKHDFGFYYKGDMQHVDQAIESALAARQQWNDLGWEQRAAIFLKAADLIAGPYRDRLNAATMIGQSKNVHQAEIDAACEFIDFLRFNVEFMTEMYAEQPVSDNGIWNRAEYRPLEGFCFAVTPFNFTAISGNLPTCMAMLGNVVVWKPSDKQVLSAKIIMDILDEAGLPAGVINMIFTPGKETAEKVLAHRDFAGLHFTGSTSVFQSMWKQIGNNIQDYKSYPRIVGETGGKDFIMVHPSANAKEVATAMVRGAFEYQGQKCSAASRAYIPKSLWNEVKEVVGAQLKTVKMGSPEDPSNFVNAVIDKNSFDKCKGYIERAQESADAEVIFGGKCDDSTGWFVEPTVILTENPKYESVCEEIFGPILSVYVYEDADWAETLKLVDETSPYSLTGSIFAKDRYAVAEAYKALENAAGNFYINDKPTGAVVGQQPFGGARASGTNDKAGSKMNLLRWVSVRSVKETFVTPKDYKYPYLG from the coding sequence ATGTCAAAAGCCATTTCGCAGGTTCCGTTTGCTGTAAACGAGCCCGTTAGATCCTATGAACCGGGCTCTCCGGAAGTAAAATCCCTTATCGCCACCTACAAGGAAATGTGGAAGGAGAAATTTGAAATCCCAATGATCATAGACGGCAAAGAGGTGAAAACCGATACCAAAGTTCAGCTGCAGTCGCCGCAGGACCATAAGCATGATTTCGGTTTCTATTATAAAGGGGATATGCAGCATGTGGATCAGGCCATCGAAAGCGCCCTTGCCGCCCGCCAGCAGTGGAACGACCTGGGCTGGGAACAGCGCGCCGCCATCTTCCTGAAGGCTGCCGACCTTATTGCCGGACCTTACAGAGACCGCCTGAATGCAGCCACAATGATTGGTCAGTCCAAGAACGTTCACCAGGCTGAGATTGACGCCGCGTGTGAGTTCATCGATTTCCTGCGTTTCAACGTGGAATTTATGACCGAAATGTATGCCGAGCAGCCGGTTTCCGACAACGGAATCTGGAACAGGGCCGAGTACCGTCCGCTTGAAGGGTTCTGCTTCGCTGTCACTCCTTTTAACTTTACCGCAATTTCCGGAAACCTGCCTACATGTATGGCCATGTTAGGAAATGTGGTGGTTTGGAAACCTTCGGATAAGCAGGTTCTTTCTGCCAAAATCATCATGGATATCCTGGACGAAGCCGGACTTCCTGCAGGTGTCATCAACATGATTTTCACGCCGGGTAAGGAGACTGCCGAGAAAGTATTGGCGCACCGCGATTTTGCAGGACTTCACTTTACGGGTTCTACGTCTGTGTTCCAAAGTATGTGGAAGCAGATCGGAAACAACATCCAGGATTATAAATCGTACCCACGCATCGTGGGCGAGACCGGTGGAAAGGATTTCATCATGGTTCATCCGTCCGCAAATGCTAAGGAGGTAGCTACAGCTATGGTTAGAGGTGCGTTTGAATATCAGGGACAGAAATGTTCTGCGGCTTCACGTGCCTACATCCCTAAATCCCTTTGGAATGAGGTTAAAGAGGTGGTTGGTGCTCAGTTGAAAACAGTGAAGATGGGTTCTCCCGAAGATCCTTCTAATTTTGTTAATGCGGTGATCGACAAAAATTCATTCGATAAATGCAAAGGCTATATTGAAAGAGCGCAGGAGTCTGCAGACGCTGAAGTGATTTTCGGGGGTAAGTGCGACGATTCTACGGGCTGGTTTGTGGAACCTACTGTTATCCTGACAGAAAATCCAAAATACGAATCCGTTTGCGAGGAGATTTTCGGGCCAATTCTTTCTGTTTATGTTTATGAGGATGCAGACTGGGCTGAAACTCTGAAGCTTGTGGACGAGACTTCACCCTATTCACTTACAGGATCTATTTTCGCGAAAGACCGTTATGCGGTCGCTGAAGCTTACAAAGCACTGGAAAACGCAGCCGGAAACTTCTACATCAACGACAAGCCTACCGGTGCCGTTGTTGGTCAGCAGCCATTTGGTGGTGCACGTGCGTCAGGTACCAATGACAAGGCGGGTTCCAAGATGAACCTTCTGCGTTGGGTTTCCGTACGTTCGGTTAAGGAAACTTTCGTGACACCAAAAGATTACAAATATCCATACCTGGGTTAA